The sequence below is a genomic window from Acidobacteriota bacterium.
AGGGCAAGATTCCCGCGAACCGCAAGCTGAAATTCGTGGCGTTCGGCGGGGACGGCGGCACCTATGACATCGGCCTGCAGTCGCTGTCCGGTGCTCTCGAGCGCGGCCACGACATTGTGTACATTTGTTACGACAACGGCGCCTACATGAATACCGGCATCCAGCGCTCCAGCGCTACGCCCTACGGTGCCGCCACCACCACCTCCCCCGCCGGCAAGGTCATCCCCGGCAAGATGCAGCGCCGCAAGGATCTCACCAACATCGCCCTGGCCCATCACATCGAATACGCCGCCCAGACCGCGGTGAGCAACTGGAACGACTTGGCCACAAAGCTCCAGAAGGGCCTGGATCTCGACGGGCCGGCCTTCATCTGCGTCATGTCCCCCTGCGTTCCGGGCTGGATGTATCCGTCGGACCAGAGCATCGAGGTGACGCGGATGGCCGTGGAAACCGGCTATTGGCCGCTCTTTGAGATGGACCACGGCGTGTTCCGGGTCAATTACCGCCCCAAGCAAAAGCTCCCGGTCGCCGACTGGTTGAAGATGCAGGGCCGTTTCCGCCACCTCTTCCGCCCCGAGTACACATACGTGCTCGAGGAAATCCAGCGTCAGGTGGACGCCTACTGGGAATACCTGGATCACATGGAGAAGGCGTTCCCGGCCCCGCAGAAGTGATCATGCCCCCGGGGGGCGCGGGCCACCCGCCCCCCGGGTTTCATGGTCCGTCTCCGCCTCGTGCAGGCGTTCAGCCGCGCCTCCCGATTCAAATACGCCGACCGCCCGCCTGACCGGTGGCATGGACTGCCGACCGATGTCGCCGGACAAATGTGGACGCCCGGGACACGACCGCTTCGCTGGGGCCGCTGCCGATCCGGACACCGGCCAATCCGGCCACCCGGAACCGCTCCGGTGATCTGCAGCGTGAGACATCGGCAGAAATCAGGATTTGACGAAGGACGCGATCGCTTCCCGCTCGTTCTTGTAGGACTCGAAGACAGTGAGCAGCTTGGTCATCTGGAGCAGGCTGCCGATCTTCTCGGCCGCCTTGACCAGCTTGACAGATCCCCCCTGGGTGCTGACCAGCGTGTAGCAGTTGACCAGTTCACCGATCCCGGAGCTGTCCAGGTACGTGACGTTTTCCATGTTTAAAAGAATCCGGGTGAATCCTTCGTTCAGCGTGTCGCGGATCGTGTTGCGGAAATCGTACAACGCTTCGCCGATGACCACCCGCCCGGACAAGTCCAGGATGGCCACCTGCTCCACCTTTCGCACGTT
It includes:
- a CDS encoding pyruvate ferredoxin oxidoreductase (catalyzes the formation of acetyl-CoA from pyruvate and coenzyme A), with the translated sequence MANLKELSKKPDGFSPGHRLCAGCGIPIIPKLLYKVTDYDIVVASATGCFEVATTIYPYTSWLKPFVHSAFENAAATISGVEAMYQSLKKQGKIPANRKLKFVAFGGDGGTYDIGLQSLSGALERGHDIVYICYDNGAYMNTGIQRSSATPYGAATTTSPAGKVIPGKMQRRKDLTNIALAHHIEYAAQTAVSNWNDLATKLQKGLDLDGPAFICVMSPCVPGWMYPSDQSIEVTRMAVETGYWPLFEMDHGVFRVNYRPKQKLPVADWLKMQGRFRHLFRPEYTYVLEEIQRQVDAYWEYLDHMEKAFPAPQK
- a CDS encoding STAS domain-containing protein, giving the protein MNVNVRKVEQVAILDLSGRVVIGEALYDFRNTIRDTLNEGFTRILLNMENVTYLDSSGIGELVNCYTLVSTQGGSVKLVKAAEKIGSLLQMTKLLTVFESYKNEREAIASFVKS